A region of Silurus meridionalis isolate SWU-2019-XX chromosome 17, ASM1480568v1, whole genome shotgun sequence DNA encodes the following proteins:
- the plcxd3 gene encoding PI-PLC X domain-containing protein 3 — MASFQSKGELRHADWMSNLPSNLHTLPLTNLAIPGSHDSFSFYIDEASPVGPEQPETVQNFVSVFGAVAKKLMRKWLATQTMNFSSQLEAGIRFFDLRISTKPRDPENELYFAHGLFSATVREGLEQISAFLASHAREIVFLDFNHFYGVQNLHHEKLVQMLRTVFGDRLCPVVFAEEVSLKYLWEKEYQVLVFYHSPMALEVPFLWPGQMMPSPWANTTDPEKLLQFLQTSVTERRRKGTFFVSQVVLTPKASTVMKGVTSGLRETITERALPGMMQWIRSQRPGESGINIITADFVELGDFISAVITLNYYLGEDDEEDAT; from the exons ATGGCTTCTTTTCAGAGTAAAGGCGAGCTGCGGCACGCGGACTGGATGTCCAACCTGCCCTCCAACCTGCACACACTCCCCCTCACCAACCTCGCCATACCGG GTTCCCATGATTCCTTCAGTTTCTACATTGATGAAGCATCTCCTGTTGGACCTGAACAGCCTGAAACAGTGCAGAATTTTGTCTCAGTTTTTGGAGCTGTGGCTAAAAAGCTCATGAGGAAGTGGCTTGCAACACAAACCATGAACTTTTCCAGCCAGTTAGAGGCCGGGATTCGCTTTTTCGACCTTCGCATCTCCACCAAACCGCGAGATCCTGAAAATGAGCTTTACTTTGCCCATGGGCTTTTCAGCGCGACGGTACGTGAAGGTTTGGAGCAGATCAGTGCTTTTCTCGCTTCTCATGCTCGAGAAATCGTCTTTTTGgactttaatcatttttatggtGTGCAGAACCTGCACCATGAAAAGTTGGTCCAGATGTTGCGAACCGTGTTCGGCGATCGTCTCTGTCCTGTGGTTTTTGCTGAGGAAGTAAGTCTGAAGTATTTATGGGAGAAAGAGTATCAAGTGTTAGTGTTTTATCACAGCCCCATGGCACTAGAGGTGCCATTTCTGTGGCCAGGTCAGATGATGCCTTCTCCATGGGCCAATACCACTGACCCAGAAAAACTCCTTCAGTTCCTCCAGACCTCAGTGACTGAGCGCAGACggaaaggaacattttttgtTTCCCAGGTGGTTCTGACACCCAAAGCGAGCACTGTAATGAAAGGAGTTACCAGCGGACTTCGAGAGACCATCACAGAAAG agctCTTCCGGGGATGATGCAGTGGATTCGCTCTCAGCGTCCAGGCGAAAGTGGTATCAACATTATTACAGCTGATTTTGTGGAGCTTGGTGATTTCATAAGCGCTGTTATTACTCTTAATTACTATCTcggtgaggatgatgaagaagatgcCACCTGA